TCACGCTGCATGGACGTTCTCACGACAAAAACGACGAGTTTCGCCAACCCTTTCGCAAGTATATCCGTGCCATAATTCTCGCGCGATTTCAAATAAATTCTACTGTACCTAAATATGTTAACTTGAACGACGAAAATAAAGCTTTATGAGAGTAGACGGCTCGTCGGCCTAATAAGGGGAACGGGTTTGCGTGCTAAATACCTTTCTCCCTCTTCACATTGTGCCTTGCCTCTTCCTCTCCGACTGTTCAGAACTTCGTGCAGAAGATGAGGACAAATGCGAGCCTCATCTTGCGGGTACAGAAGACGGTGCAGCTCAACAAGATACTCTTCAAAAAGCTGGCCAGGCAAGACATTATCCTGCTATACTTCGCGATCAAATTTCTTTGAAGCGCGCCGCTAAAGTGAGACGGAAAAGTCGTTCATCTTCCGCTGAATTTTGCTGCGATGTCACTAAAATTGTCGCTAGAACTTTTCAGTAAATTTTAGGTAACGTAGGCGTTTTTGGAACGGTTTCGGTAATGCCCGCTAGCATTACCGAAACATGTCAGGTTTGTCTGGGGTCAGTGTGAGTGAGAAATAAACAGTGAATTCACCAGCAGTGTGTAGTTGGATTTTACATTACCATTATACTTTTACATAACAATGGACGATGACAGCTGAAATTTGGTGTTTACCCTGAGGTCTTTGGGTTCTAAAGGCAGCCTcattcaaaagaacacaagcaatCTGATTTTCCTAGTATGCAAGGACACTCAGTAGCCCACATTATGCTTAAAATTTTCTCGTTCGCGGCGCTCCTCAAACGAGAGCGAAATTCTGCGAAACGCACAAGATCGCATGTCAACATGGAGATGACAATTACGTCACCTGGATGCAGGTCAGTACGACGCTTTCGTTCCTTAGTTCACGTACCTGAAGGCTTTTCGCAGTACTGATTTGTCCAAAACCCATGGGAAAAGAAAGCAGTGTGTTGACCTCATGGCCGCCATTTGCTTACGCTACCTCACGTGTGCATGTTCATGACCACCTTACGACAAATTACCTGGGCTGCGCCGAAGGGCATTTTTTATGTGGCATACACGCGTCATCTAGCGGTGAGGCTGTAATGACAATATAGGTGATTAGGCTTAAGTTTTCCATTGCTGGAGAACAACGGCCAAACGTACTCCGACGTGTGGTCCACCTGCAGTCTTCCCGCGTACCTGATCCTGGAGACGCAAGCGGTGAACCTGCCCGGCCTGCAGACCAGGCGCTTCCCAAACGCGTACCAGCCTTTCGCTGGCTCGCACAAGAACGACATCTACATGGCATGTATATTGCGTACCTCAAGTGCGCAAAAGACGCAGCCTATTCTCACATTTTGTATTCTCGTATACGATGTCACTGGGAGGAGTCAATCagtttatggggttttacgtaccaaaaacaatttctgattatgaggcacgcagtagtgggggactccgtaaatttggaccacctggggttccttaccgCACACCTAAATCTAAAATACACggggttttcgcatttggcccccatccaaatgtggccgccgtggccgggattcgatcccgcgacctcgtgcttcgcagcccaatACGATAACAAGCAACCACGTCATTCCTTTCCGCCAGTAGGTGTGCACAAAAATACAGTATGTATTTTTGTTTAGTTGCAGTATCTTTGTCTCAAGCAATATATCGTTTTATCAGGTTCTGGCTCTGTCATTTAGCGCCGTTACGTACTTTCGCACACTGCCAGTTTCCTGCTAAAATTAGTAATTTAACATTAGTTATATGTTTCTTAATTTGTTTCCGATAACTTCAAGTTTAAAATTATGCCAAGAATGACTGAGCTATGGCTATCATACTTAATACTGGAGAAGAAGCGCacaaagacaaaacaaaaaactTGTGCGCTGCCCCGACCCCTGAGTATTATGAACGCATACTAACTTGCTCAACTATCGACTTTGTTGAGTTATAAACCgactcaagaaaaataaatgtcaaCTTGCACTGTTCCAAAAAAACGGTGAGAAAAACAAAATGGTAGCATGACAGGGCTCAACAGAGGTCGAAAGCGAACGAACCTGCTGCAGCACAGACACGGAGGCAGCCTTGGTGGTTTTAACTCTTCCGCAATATCATAACGCAGCACACCTAGCCATACTTTAAAAGCTTCCAATGACTCCAACGGCACATATGCACAGTGGAAGAAGCCAAGTACCTTAATATCCGTAAAGCAATATACCTCAAAGTGGCGGGCTAAAAGCAAGTTACTGATCTATTAAGCTTTAATTTTGGATACAATCAAGAGACAATAAATTATTATAAACTTAGAAATTAGGTGTGTGATCTGCGAGCCGCCCTAAGGCCCTTGCAACAGCGCGGACATGTGATCCATCTCCTGGCTGCGCAGAGGTACCGGCTGTGGCAGGTGCACCCTTGGCGTCGTCACCTGCACCTGGACAACGTGTGCTTCACCATTTCCATGGCCGTCATCAAGGCCCGCAAAGGACCCACCAGAAACAGAGTGCTCGAGTACTCCTACACCAGCATCAAGGAGGTACGGGCGCCTCTCGGTGTAGTGGTACTGGGGGCGGGAGGAGTGGTGCGCTTTATAGGTGGTGTCCAAGTCCAAGCCCCAGAGACGGCGCGGCCGTGAATCTCAAAGGACGTGATTTTGCTGATTGCTTACTCCGGAAGCAATTGCAGAACCGAAAACGCGTTATAGACGACACGTTTTGACCGTAATTTGTTACAGGCGCTTCCGCGTGCACGAACAGAGAGAGGGAAAATCGTTGCACTGAGGAAGCTGGCCAAAAATTTCGCTTTGCTGTGTAGTGGTCGTATGGTGGCCACAAATCACATACTGTCATCACACCAGTGTGACAATGTCGGTGCAAGCGATGCCGGTAAAGTGGGTTCAGGCTTTCTTAGCAAGCTGATGGCAACTGCGAGTGGAAGTGTTTagttttttaaatgtttttggtTACATTTATTTAATGCGATAGACTGGTTCAACCGCACGAGTTTAGTGCCTTGCTGAGTCGGTTGGCACATAAGTCACGTTAAATGTATAACAGGGTCACGGAGGAAGTTGTCACGACAACCGCTGACTTTTGTTATAACATGGCATCCGAGTTCGGCAGTCGACAGCGTGCGCCGCTCGATTTCGGAGGCCTTGGTTAAAACCAAAGCAAATTTTCGTGTAAAACTTTCTAGAGAAAACTGTAGCGCTGGTGTATATGAAAGCTGCAAGCATGCCGGTTCAGCCAACGTGAGAATGATGCAGTTAGTAAATGAATTTTCCTCAACTTCGTCTATATGGCCTTGCGACTTTGCAGATcgatcattttcaacaaaataacTCGGCGCGATGATGCATGTGTGATTACGCATGTGTGCCTTTTCGAAAAAATTGGATTTCTTCAAGGTTTTGGTCAATCAAGGCGCCGTTGACTCATTGTAAATATAGCCATAGTAAGGTCTCAAGCCCCCAATTGTGACCATCATTACCGCAGAAGTTGGGCAGTCGCATCACCGCATTCCAGTCGAATACAAATTTAGTGAAAAACTCCATGTTTAAAACCATTAATTTCCAGACCACTGCGGAACAATTCCTGACAAACTTAAGCAGCACTGTTAAACCGCGCAATCGAGGGAGGACGTGTAAAGACATTAAggctgaataaagggaaaatcagacatccacccgttcatagccattgctacaaagaaaacccatacgggttcctcgaaagaaaaacctcagagttaaagaaaaaattcgtcctggtccggggcccgaacccgggaccaccacctttccggggcagccgctctcccatccgagctaaccaggcggatagcagatggcagggcaaagtcgaacttgtcgacaacacgaagacaaggcaagtgtttgacgtagtagttctgcggaaacccgcaatgtggagagaagtaatgaataaagggtgGGTCATCGCGTGTAAACTTCAGGAAGAGTAAGAACACTAGTGGTCGCAGCCGTTCACCTCTCCTCTCTGCAGCCCTGCGAGCAGAGCTCCATGAAGAAAGGCGTCGACTGGAGGGCGCTGTCACGGTTCCGCGAGAACCGAACCACCTACTATGCCTACGACAACAAGCAGACCATCACCAACAAGGTGTGCATTATAGTGCCAATTTGAAGCCCATGGACAGAGAAGGCTGTgttgatttcgttttttcattGGTTTTGACGCCCAATACCTACTTTTGTGTTATTATTCCTCGTCTGGTTCTTTCTTTAAAGGGAGGATAAGGGAGGCTCGGCCTGCGCGCGCATTTTCCCCCACACAAACAAAATGGCACATCTCGCAAACCATATAACACCCTATTCACACCGTTGTCATCCACCACGTTATGTCACAGCACCAGCGTCCGCCAAGTTGagaacgttacctcgccgattcctccacaaaaaagagagagagagacatcggCCAAAATCGCCGTAGTAAAGCTTTCGAAAAGAAACCGGCTCTCTCCTCACGACGGTGCCTCAATTGTGATGGGACGCAGCGGAAGACGGTTGCCTATAACTCACGACTGGGTCCTCCCATACACACAAAAGTCCATGTATTTGTTAGGtactgcaaatatattttgcgagAAGAAGCTGTTCGATACCAAGTACAACATAAGCACACAAAAGCAGTTGCACGCTTACGCATACGCACCTAGCGCGTCAAAAACTTACGGACGGCACCCACGAAGCCGTGTCCTGCGCTTCAACCTCTTCCCTAATATGGATCGTCAGCTGACCCAAAAGAATACTCTTATACACAGCGTATAGTTGGTGCGTGTTAGTCCCTGTGACCTGTTTACATGCGCGAAACCTGCTCTTTCAGTGCGCGTGTCGTTCCTCAAATAATGAATGCCTTTCTCGCTCTCGTATCGCATGCAGCTGTGGCGGTTGGCTCACGAGTTCCCGCGCTACTGCGTCGCCGCGTATGACGTCGAGAAGGACGACTTCGAGGGCGTCTGTCCCAAGAAGAGCGTGCCCCTGCTACGCATCGTCAAGAAGCTCGTCACGTCCAGCCAGCGAGCACGGCTGGACTGACGCGCCGCGCCCACGCGTGGTGGTCCCGGTCCTTGTCCGCGAAGTGGTCGGGGAGGACCACGCGCCGAGACCGCTCGTTCGGCACGACGGCGATATCGAGCGCCAGCGCTTCGCGtcgctctttcctttttttttttgtatctttcctttttttgtaaaGCAAGAAAGTATCGGAAACTACGCCTTCGCTGCGTTTCACTTCCGTGCCAGCTCCATAGTCCTCGTATCCGCACGATCGCACGCGTTCGTAGTCACAGTAGATTTTGTGTTTTTATTACTTTCTTTCCCTTTGGGCATACTGAAGAGTACCAACCAAGGTGCAGGCATCGAGGCATATATGACTAACTGTTTTCGATATCGGTAATAAATGTGCATTCATGCTGCTATATTGTACTTAAACATAACGAAAAGCCCATCATaaatttcttttacagcgaagctgttcaggaGATTTCTGAAACCGCTCTCGTGCGGCAGCGGTGACAGAAGACAGCTGCATGCAGTGGCATGGTCAGTACATCGGATGTCAGCAAGTAAACCGAAGCGCGCAGCCTGCGTCGGAACCCAAAAGCGCGGCCTTATGACCCGGGTGTCGGTGAGAACGTGCCGCCGGACAGTGATTCTATGGATACACCATCACTAACAGCTGCAGCTATGCAACCATATACCAGGCTGTAGGAAGGCACACCCAGACGTCGGtagcgcaacacaccggaaaacGCGTCGCGTGTAACAAAGTGCTCAACTCGGAAATAGCGAAGCTCGGGTATAGCGAATGAAACGCCCAGAATATTTTCCCTGAAATGCTTTCCCTGAAGTGGTAAACCAGACTTTCGAAGCGGGTGAGAACTGCATAGTACAGCTTGTCACTGTAGTTGATGCATACGAGTCGCTCGGGTTGGATACTTTTTTTTCGTCGGGATGGGATGACAGAATTACGTGCGGCTGTCGTATTTTGAAAcgttcttcgtcgtcttcttccactaGGTGATAGCACAAAGAGTAAGTTTACTAAACATAAGCAACGCTCCCACGGACTATGGGATTTACTTTACCGACCGCGAACTAGACATAACGGCGACGGGGTCATCCTCCTGTAGTCTCGTGAACTGTGCGAAAAAGTTCTACTTGACGACTTTTAGACAGTGGCAAGCATCGCACTGCACAGTATAACAATGCTGCCCCTGCTCTCTTGTCGGAGATAGCGCCGTAAATTTGGAGGTCACGTCTTGATAACAGTGGCATATACGGAACTTGTGAATCGAAATAAACTTCTGAACGAGCGCTTGTGGCAGCCCTGTCTTCTGTGCACACTTTCAGCGACGTGCGAGCTCTGGACGTACAAAAAAATTTGAGCGAGTGCTTGCAGCATTTCTGACACCACTTTATCCTTGATTACGtatgtctttatttttttgtctaaTTGCTCCTTCCGAGGACTTTCCTATCCCTGTTTTTATCCTTTATGCCAATATTACGAAGTAGCATGCTTTGTAATAGAGTATGGCTCGCGGCTTCAGATTTCTTTAAAGTCTATGCCGACCATTTCGTACTACAAGCAAGAGCACTCAGTGTAAATCGGTCTGCCTTCTGTGAGCTTGCTTCACTCGCATGTTCCGACACCCACTGTCGGCGTCCCCTGCTAAACTTCCCTGCTAAACTTTACCTACGTTACTGTGACATTTTGTCTAGGTGCTCATTCTAAGCTTGGCTATCCAACACAACGTGCCTTCAACCTGAGCATGACTTCTGGAGGACACTAGTTGGCTCAAGATTATCCTATGAAATTACCGCATGAATGAAACGAATCAGCACCacgcaagaaaacaagaaatgcgCAATCTGCAAATCGATTAGTTGGTAGACTGCACTTATGTGGTCGACCCGCGTTTTTATGTGCGGCGCCCTTTTCTTCCACTTGCGCAATACGTTTCTGACAAAACCTTGAGGTCAACTGCATGGTTGCATGTGTTAAGGTTGACCAAGAAATGGTGAGCGATTTAGAACATACGCGTTCTCAGCATGAATACAAGTCAGTTATGTGTTATTCCTCGATATCTGTTTGACAATTTAGCCTGATACTGGAACTTTTAAATCGCGCATTCattcttttttatctttcctcTATGTTCTAGTGCTTCGTTTTTCTGTAACTTTCTCTCCGGTCGTCAGTTTCCCTCCTTTGCAAGACTCATTCACGGTGCTCGCCTGTTTCTCAGAGAAAGGTTCAATGAAAACAACATAAATTCTCCAGAAAAACAACATGATTTCAATAACGACAAACCTAAGGACTGTCTCCCGATTCCTAGTTTACCTCCTGAAGTGAGTACGTGGCGTAGTTGACCATAGTGATCATCATCAGTTGGCATCATCTGTGTTGCAACGGGTACGACCAtactattcatcatcatcagttcaCCTTTGTTCCAAGCCATTGTTGGGCCACCTCTTCCGCGCGCCCTGCTGTCTACAGTTGCGTGTACGGACATTTGAAAAGAACGTCTCCAGGGAACATGCCTGGCTTTTTTAGGTCTCGCTCGCCATCCGTGGTGTTGGTAAGGTAAGAGTGCGCTTCATCGTTTCGTTGCCGCCAGATGCGAAAGGCTGCCACGCCTACCCGCAGCAATTTCCTAGATGGATTGAGACCTTGGAGGCTGACACAAACAACTTCATAAACGGCACTCGGTTGCACACGCAACCACCATGTAAAAAAATTACCTCTGCCGCAAGTAGCATTGCGAACTGCATTGCAGAAAGGCTGTATCTTATTCTGCTGTTCATTGGTAAGCAATAATGTTTTAGAACCAGCGTTTAAACCAGAAACTTTCCTAACATTCGAAATTAAACACAATGCTATTCTTGGGGAACGACAAAGCTTTTCACCGTTTAAGGTGGTCAGATCAGCTATACTTTTGCAATGATGCCAATTGATTGAAAAGTGAGTGTGGGGCCAAATCCACAAGACTTTTCTTTTATTCGCAAGTGCTGCGTGCAATTCACCGCTTGCCTTCTGCAATAATATCTCCACCATTAGAGTGCCTGACATCTGCTCTGTCAAGCAGTTTAAGCGTAAGAACTCATTTGTGGATGTCGGCTTTGAATTTGACACCAGTAGAAAGTGATTATTCCAAAAGCCTAAGCAGCGAAGTTTAGCA
Above is a genomic segment from Dermacentor andersoni chromosome 8, qqDerAnde1_hic_scaffold, whole genome shotgun sequence containing:
- the LOC126526040 gene encoding uncharacterized protein, giving the protein MRPDFSKEHPIGPDNRLRWLTAASLATFLVLCIAITTYFIYADDAPIRVTPNVLMCATTGRGTEKLSEALDAYCTHVIYTGPLAIKRTPGSGKLFVDVRDNEGYRVFAGLSKTHERYVSFRWKAASWNEGDVLQALVAYLRFNRLRGIELVMSSHTQRSKLVRFCENFVQKMRTNASLILRVQKTVQLNKILFKKLASLPAYLILETQAVNLPGLQTRRFPNAYQPFAGSHKNDIYMRYRLWQVHPWRRHLHLDNVCFTISMAVIKARKGPTRNRVLEYSYTSIKEPCEQSSMKKGVDWRALSRFRENRTTYYAYDNKQTITNKLWRLAHEFPRYCVAAYDVEKDDFEGVCPKKSVPLLRIVKKLVTSSQRARLD